From a single Cytophagales bacterium WSM2-2 genomic region:
- the lepA gene encoding elongation factor 4, which translates to MKGMDHIRNFCIIAHIDHGKSTLADRLLEFTGTLTNRQMQAQVLDNMDLEREKGITIKAHAIQMNYKFEGQEYVLNLIDTPGHVDFSYEVSRSIAACEGALLIVDAAQGIQAQTISNLYLAVEHNLTIIPVLNKIDLPAAMPEEVTDQIVDLIGCKREDVIRASAKEGVGIEEILKAAVQRIPAPKGDPNAPLQAMIFDSVFNSFRGIEVYYRVFNGTMRKNDQVKFVNADKQYGADEIGVLKLDKFPQNEISAGNVGYLISGIKVAKEVKVGDTITLVSNPGEAIKGFEDVKPMVFAGIYPVETSEFEELRASMEKLQLNDASLVWEPETSAALGFGFRCGFLGMLHMEIIQERLEREFNMTVITTVPSVQFKATLTSGKSIFINAPSEMPDPTTIDFIEEPFIRAQIISKSDFIGAIIGLCMDRRGQIKNQVYLTSDRVELTFEMPLAEIVFDFFDKLKTISKGYASLDYHLMDMRESDMVKLDVQLNGEKIDALSAIVHRNKAQEWGRKLCEKLKELIPRHMFEVAIQAAIGQKIVARETLSAIRKNVLAKCYGGDISRKRKLLEKQKKGKKRMRQVGSVEIPQEAFMAVLKIE; encoded by the coding sequence ATGAAGGGAATGGACCACATTCGTAATTTTTGCATAATTGCCCACATTGACCACGGCAAAAGCACGTTAGCCGACCGTCTTTTGGAGTTTACCGGCACGTTAACGAACCGCCAAATGCAGGCCCAGGTGCTGGATAATATGGATTTAGAGCGCGAAAAAGGCATTACAATCAAAGCCCACGCTATCCAGATGAACTACAAATTTGAAGGGCAGGAATATGTGCTGAACTTGATTGATACTCCTGGTCACGTTGACTTTTCGTATGAAGTGAGCCGCTCGATTGCAGCCTGTGAAGGTGCTCTTTTGATCGTGGATGCTGCGCAAGGTATCCAGGCGCAGACCATCTCAAATTTATACCTCGCTGTTGAGCACAACCTCACCATTATTCCGGTTTTAAATAAAATCGATTTACCTGCAGCAATGCCAGAAGAAGTCACCGACCAGATCGTAGATCTTATCGGTTGTAAGCGTGAAGATGTGATTCGCGCCAGCGCAAAAGAAGGTGTTGGTATTGAAGAAATTCTGAAAGCTGCAGTTCAAAGGATTCCTGCTCCCAAAGGAGATCCGAATGCTCCGCTTCAGGCAATGATTTTTGATTCGGTATTCAATTCCTTCAGGGGAATTGAAGTTTACTATCGCGTCTTCAATGGTACGATGCGCAAAAATGACCAGGTCAAGTTTGTAAATGCCGATAAGCAATATGGTGCTGACGAAATTGGTGTTTTGAAATTGGATAAGTTTCCACAGAATGAGATAAGTGCTGGTAATGTCGGCTACCTGATTTCAGGAATTAAAGTTGCGAAAGAAGTTAAGGTTGGTGATACGATTACATTGGTCAGCAATCCTGGTGAAGCCATCAAAGGTTTTGAAGATGTGAAGCCGATGGTGTTTGCAGGAATTTACCCGGTAGAGACTTCGGAGTTTGAAGAGCTCCGGGCATCGATGGAAAAACTTCAGTTGAATGATGCTTCACTGGTTTGGGAACCGGAAACTTCTGCAGCACTTGGTTTTGGATTCCGTTGCGGATTTTTGGGAATGCTGCACATGGAGATTATCCAGGAGCGATTGGAACGTGAGTTTAACATGACGGTGATCACTACTGTGCCGTCAGTTCAATTTAAAGCTACGCTGACGAGTGGAAAATCGATCTTCATCAATGCTCCTTCGGAGATGCCAGACCCTACAACAATTGATTTTATTGAAGAACCATTCATTCGTGCACAAATAATTTCTAAGTCTGATTTCATAGGAGCAATCATCGGTTTGTGTATGGACAGGCGTGGACAAATTAAAAACCAGGTCTATCTGACTTCAGATCGCGTAGAGCTTACTTTCGAAATGCCCCTGGCTGAAATTGTATTTGACTTCTTTGATAAGCTCAAAACTATCTCTAAAGGATATGCATCGCTCGATTATCACTTGATGGATATGCGTGAAAGCGACATGGTGAAACTGGACGTGCAGTTGAACGGAGAGAAAATTGATGCCCTGTCAGCCATTGTTCACCGCAACAAAGCGCAGGAGTGGGGCAGAAAGTTGTGCGAGAAATTGAAGGAGTTGATCCCTCGTCACATGTTTGAAGTTGCGATCCAGGCAGCCATTGGACAAAAAATTGTAGCCCGCGAAACACTGAGCGCCATACGGAAAAACGTATTGGCAAAATGTTATGGTGGTGATATTTCAAGAAAGCGCAAACTTTTGGAAAAGCAAAAGAAAGGAAAGAAACGCATGCGTCAGGTAGGCAGTGTAGAAATTCCGCAAGAGGCGTTTATGGCTGTTTTGAAAATTGAGTAA
- a CDS encoding chitooligosaccharide deacetylase — MKKTFILLFLSLIFSVATLAQTNQPWNGKKCAVVITYDDAINQHLDNAIPVLDSLGLKATFYVTAFSNSMQTRLNDWKKLTVRGHELGNHTLYHPCIGGKGREWVKPEYDLAHYTVQRMLDETRMTNLFLQALDGKTKRTFAFTCGDMKIGDSSFIKAMKNDFVAARAVRNQAHKINEVDLYNVDCYVVNGETGLQLIDWAKKAMETKSLFVILFHGVGGGNPLNVEVKAHREFLKFIKQNEKDLMIAPMVEIAEHIKSWQTATKGSK; from the coding sequence ATGAAAAAGACCTTCATTCTTTTATTCTTAAGCCTCATTTTTAGTGTCGCTACATTGGCGCAAACCAATCAGCCGTGGAACGGTAAAAAATGTGCTGTGGTGATCACCTATGACGATGCAATTAATCAACATCTTGACAATGCTATACCAGTCCTGGATTCGTTAGGCCTGAAAGCAACATTCTATGTTACGGCTTTTTCCAATTCAATGCAGACAAGGTTGAACGATTGGAAGAAACTCACAGTGAGGGGTCATGAATTGGGTAATCATACGTTGTATCATCCTTGTATTGGCGGGAAGGGAAGAGAGTGGGTAAAACCAGAGTATGATCTCGCTCACTACACGGTTCAGCGAATGCTTGATGAAACAAGAATGACCAACTTGTTTTTGCAGGCACTCGATGGAAAAACAAAACGAACATTCGCATTCACTTGCGGAGACATGAAAATTGGTGACTCCTCTTTTATCAAGGCGATGAAGAACGATTTTGTAGCAGCAAGAGCCGTAAGGAACCAAGCGCATAAAATAAATGAAGTTGATTTATACAACGTTGATTGTTATGTAGTGAATGGGGAAACTGGACTCCAACTGATCGACTGGGCAAAAAAAGCAATGGAGACTAAGTCATTATTCGTTATCCTTTTTCATGGTGTAGGTGGTGGCAACCCGTTGAATGTTGAGGTGAAGGCACACAGGGAGTTTTTAAAATTCATAAAGCAGAATGAAAAAGATTTGATGATCGCTCCGATGGTCGAAATCGCGGAGCACATTAAGTCCTGGCAAACTGCGACCAAAGGCAGCAAATAA
- a CDS encoding membrane protein, giving the protein MPFTNAISTYRTGFAKNRWMQLFLIIFLAVWISTLIGTSDMSNWILENTLTFLFLGFLIFSYRKYQFSDLSYLLICIYLCLHVYGSKYTYANNPFGFWLQEVLHTSRNHYDRIVHFSFGFLLAYPMRETFISWLKFPKWVGWALPIEITLSISGLYELIEWSVADVFFPAQGENYLGSQGDIWDAQKDMFLATLGAILATTIVSSIKNAFNIKEKGSIN; this is encoded by the coding sequence ATGCCATTCACCAACGCTATTTCTACCTACCGCACCGGGTTCGCCAAGAATCGCTGGATGCAATTATTCCTTATCATTTTTCTTGCCGTGTGGATTTCCACACTCATAGGAACTTCCGACATGAGCAACTGGATTCTGGAAAACACGCTCACTTTTCTGTTTCTGGGGTTCCTGATTTTCAGTTACAGGAAATATCAATTCAGTGATCTGAGCTACCTCCTGATTTGCATATACCTGTGCCTTCACGTTTATGGTTCAAAGTACACTTATGCGAATAATCCTTTTGGCTTTTGGCTACAGGAGGTGCTTCATACTTCACGTAATCATTATGACCGCATCGTTCATTTCAGTTTCGGTTTTTTATTGGCTTACCCCATGCGTGAAACTTTTATCAGTTGGCTCAAATTTCCGAAGTGGGTAGGTTGGGCGTTGCCGATAGAAATCACATTGTCCATCAGTGGCCTTTACGAACTGATCGAATGGTCCGTGGCCGATGTGTTCTTTCCTGCCCAAGGCGAAAATTACCTCGGTTCTCAGGGAGATATTTGGGATGCCCAGAAAGATATGTTTCTCGCAACACTGGGAGCGATACTAGCTACGACCATTGTCTCCTCGATAAAAAATGCGTTCAATATCAAGGAGAAAGGAAGTATCAACTAA
- a CDS encoding N-acetyltransferase, whose protein sequence is MDLELREITTELEKVYPLMKELRPKLTLEDFITIYQQANAGNHYKIIGAYSNNDCIALMGYRILHDYVHGKHLYIDDLVTSAAHQSKGAGAKLLKEAEVLAKKSGCNYVRLCTGIENERGKEFYDREGFKLRAVVYKKQIA, encoded by the coding sequence ATGGATTTAGAACTTCGGGAGATTACTACTGAGTTGGAGAAAGTATACCCTTTAATGAAAGAACTGCGGCCTAAACTTACTCTTGAAGATTTCATCACCATTTATCAACAGGCAAATGCGGGAAATCATTATAAGATAATCGGAGCTTACTCCAATAACGATTGCATTGCGCTAATGGGATACAGGATTTTGCATGACTATGTACACGGCAAACATTTGTACATCGATGACCTGGTCACTTCCGCTGCTCATCAATCTAAGGGTGCAGGTGCAAAATTATTGAAAGAAGCTGAGGTACTGGCCAAAAAATCCGGGTGCAATTATGTTCGTCTTTGTACAGGAATTGAGAACGAACGAGGAAAAGAATTTTACGATCGGGAAGGCTTCAAACTTCGAGCGGTGGTATACAAGAAGCAAATAGCTTAA
- the mtgA gene encoding monofunctional biosynthetic peptidoglycan transglycosylase — MFIAQLIYILLLKWIDPPVTVTQLSSWIGGEGLKRDYINLDEMSPNIRLAVIASEDQLFPDHNGFDVQAIKDVLKQKNKLKKRTRGASTISQQVAKNVFLWQGRSWFRKGLEVYFTFMIELIWGKRRILEMYLNVSEMGKGVFGIEAASHYYYKKPAKKLTRTEAARIAACLPNPKTYRVNPASQYVASRGDQIVVQMGNLEPDEDIQLLLK, encoded by the coding sequence ATGTTTATTGCGCAGTTGATTTATATTCTGCTTTTAAAATGGATTGACCCGCCGGTTACAGTTACCCAATTGTCAAGTTGGATTGGCGGTGAAGGTTTGAAGAGGGATTATATTAACCTTGACGAAATGTCTCCAAACATCAGGTTGGCAGTCATTGCATCGGAAGATCAACTGTTTCCGGATCACAACGGCTTTGATGTTCAGGCCATAAAAGATGTACTGAAGCAAAAAAACAAATTAAAAAAACGGACTCGAGGTGCATCCACCATCAGCCAGCAGGTTGCAAAAAATGTTTTCTTGTGGCAGGGGAGGAGCTGGTTCCGAAAAGGACTGGAAGTTTATTTCACTTTCATGATTGAATTGATTTGGGGTAAGAGACGAATTCTCGAAATGTATCTCAACGTGAGCGAAATGGGAAAAGGTGTTTTCGGTATAGAAGCGGCTTCGCACTATTATTACAAAAAGCCTGCAAAGAAACTTACGCGTACAGAAGCTGCCCGGATCGCAGCCTGTTTGCCCAACCCTAAAACCTACCGGGTAAATCCCGCTTCTCAGTACGTAGCTTCAAGGGGCGATCAGATTGTGGTGCAAATGGGCAACCTTGAGCCAGACGAGGATATTCAGTTACTCCTGAAGTAA